In the genome of Onychomys torridus unplaced genomic scaffold, mOncTor1.1, whole genome shotgun sequence, one region contains:
- the LOC118576624 gene encoding vomeronasal type-2 receptor 116-like: protein MSNFPQMPPSVCSADCGPGMKKFLREGSAACCFDCILCPENEVSNETNVEKCVRCPEEQYANREHNQCIHKAVIFLNYKDPLGMSLASLALCFSAFTVLVLGVFVKHHDTPIVKANNRNLSYILLISLMFCFLCSLLFIGQPNSATCILQQITFGVAFTVAVSTVLAKTVTVLLAFIVTAPGRMRFFIVSRTPNYIIVICTLIQVILCAIWLLVSPPFIDTDAHSEHGQIIIVCNKGSVTAFYCVLVYHGFLALGSFTVAFLARNLPDKFNEAKFLTFSMLLFCSVWVTFLPVYHGTKGKVMVVVEVFSILSSSAGLLGCIFIPKCYIILFRPERNSLPKLREKTSY from the exons ATGTCTAATTTTCCTCAGATGCCACCCTCTGTGTGCAGTGCTGATTGTGGTCCTGGAATGAAGAAATTCTTGCGGGAGGGAAGTGCAGCCTGCTGTTTTGATTGCATCCTGTGcccagaaaatgaagtttctaatGAGACAA ATGTGGAAAAGTGTGTGAGGTGTCCAGAGGAGCAGTATGCCAATAGAGAGCACAACCAGTGCATTCACAAAGCTGTGATCTTTTTGAACTACAAAGATCCCTTGGGGATGTCTCTTGCCTCTTTGGCACTGTGCTTCTCTGCATTCACAGTTCTTGTTCTTGGGGTCTTTGTCAAGCACCATGACACTCCCATTGTGAAGGCCAATAACCGGAATCTTAGTTACATATTGCTCATCTCActcatgttttgtttcttgtgctccTTGCTCTTCATTGGCCAGCCCAACTCAGCTACCTGCATCTTGCAACAAATCACATTTGGGGTTGCATTCACTGTGGCAGTTTCCACTGTGTTGGCCAAAACAGTGACTGTGCTTTTGGCTTTCATAGTCACAGCCCCTGGAAGGATGAGGTTCTTCATTGTTTCAAGGACACCCAACTACATCATTGTCATATGTACCCTCATCCAAGTCATTCTCTGTGCAATCTGGCTGCTAGTTTCTCCCCCCTTTATTGACACTGATGCACACTCTGAGCATGGCCAAATCATCATTGTGTGCAACAAGGGCTCAGTTACTGCATTCTACTGTGTCTTGGTATACCATGGCTTCCTTGCCTTAGGGAGCTTCACTGTGGCTTTCTTGGCCAGGAATCTCCCTGACAAATTCAATGAAGCCAAATTTCTGACCTTCAGCATGTTAttgttctgcagtgtctgggtcaCTTTTCTCCCCGTCTACCATGGCACCAAGGGCAAGGTCATGGTGGTAGTGGAGGTCTTCTCCATTTTGTCCTCAAGTGCAGGTCTGCTGGGATGCATCTTTATTCCCAAGTGCTATATAATTTTGTTCCGACCAGAGAGAAATTCTCTTCCAAAGTTAAGGGAGAAAACATCTTACTGA